In Microbacterium esteraromaticum, the following proteins share a genomic window:
- a CDS encoding serine/threonine-protein kinase, producing MDTIDDEATAPLLDGRYRLDACVGRGGTCMVYRAHDTLLRRTVAIKLLRADDEMTLESERIHSETALLASLSHPSLVALYDASLDLPHPRYLVMEYVDGPTLATHLTHGPISRREAAVIGRDLADALRVVHARGIVHRDVKPSNVLLARAEDGAGWIAKLTDFGIAFHPDEARRTSPGIAIGTAAYMAPEQVKADPITPAADIYSLGLVLLESLTGEPAFPRTRDVQTALARLVSPPTIPDELGIEWVHLLRRMTSSEPGERPTAAQVVAEVTALSVDARDDTTGVTTALPAVEIATPVAPLVAAATTPDMRPKRFGRRRTMGVFAAAAAAATVLAGAWMGSPAGPSPLPSESPAQVAETPAAPAAVQPAPVQTPVAEQPDAPEAQTATAPAEKSAAETAKNDNAGPGKNSGSSSDTNSGKGSDKGGSSQGKDKGGK from the coding sequence ATGGACACGATCGACGACGAGGCCACAGCTCCCCTCCTCGACGGGCGGTATCGACTCGACGCCTGCGTGGGCAGGGGCGGAACGTGCATGGTCTACCGTGCCCACGACACCCTGCTCCGGCGCACGGTCGCGATCAAGCTGCTTCGCGCCGATGACGAGATGACGCTCGAGTCCGAGCGCATCCACAGCGAGACGGCTCTTCTGGCATCCCTCTCCCACCCCTCGCTCGTGGCGCTGTACGACGCCAGCCTCGACCTGCCCCACCCCCGCTACCTGGTCATGGAGTACGTCGACGGGCCCACGCTCGCGACGCACCTCACCCACGGTCCGATCAGCAGGCGTGAGGCTGCGGTGATCGGCCGCGACCTCGCCGACGCGCTGCGCGTCGTGCATGCGCGCGGCATCGTGCATCGCGACGTGAAGCCATCCAACGTGCTTCTCGCCCGAGCCGAAGACGGCGCCGGCTGGATCGCGAAGCTCACCGACTTCGGCATCGCCTTCCACCCCGACGAGGCGCGCCGCACCTCGCCCGGGATCGCGATCGGCACCGCCGCATATATGGCTCCCGAGCAGGTGAAGGCCGATCCGATCACCCCGGCCGCCGATATCTACTCGCTCGGGCTCGTGCTGCTCGAGTCGCTCACCGGCGAGCCCGCCTTCCCGCGCACCCGCGACGTGCAGACGGCCCTCGCCCGGCTGGTGAGTCCCCCGACCATCCCGGACGAGCTCGGGATCGAATGGGTGCACCTGCTCAGGCGCATGACCAGCAGCGAGCCGGGCGAGCGGCCGACGGCGGCCCAGGTGGTCGCCGAGGTCACGGCCCTGTCAGTGGATGCGCGTGACGACACGACCGGTGTCACCACGGCGCTTCCGGCCGTCGAGATCGCCACTCCTGTCGCGCCGCTGGTCGCGGCGGCCACCACCCCCGACATGCGTCCGAAGCGCTTCGGGCGGCGGAGGACGATGGGCGTGTTCGCGGCCGCAGCGGCTGCTGCCACCGTGCTCGCCGGCGCCTGGATGGGATCTCCCGCCGGCCCCTCACCGCTGCCGAGCGAGTCGCCCGCGCAGGTCGCAGAGACGCCGGCGGCGCCGGCAGCCGTGCAGCCGGCGCCCGTGCAGACCCCCGTCGCCGAGCAGCCGGACGCACCCGAGGCGCAGACGGCCACCGCGCCGGCGGAGAAGAGCGCGGCCGAGACGGCGAAGAACGACAACGCAGGACCCGGGAAGAACTCGGGAAGCTCGTCGGACACCAACTCGGGCAAGGGGTCGGACAAGGGCGGAAGCTCACAGGGCAAGGACAAGGGCGGCAAGTGA
- a CDS encoding YajQ family cyclic di-GMP-binding protein, with product MADSSFDIVSKVDHQEADNALNQARKEIEQRYDFKGTGASISWSGEQIVIVANSEERVNAVLDVFQTKLIKRGISLKSLESGEPVASGKEYRLTSTLKDGISSENAKKIGKIIRDEGPKGVKSQIQGDELRVQSKSRDDLQAVIALLKGSDLDIDLQFINYR from the coding sequence ATGGCTGATTCTTCGTTCGACATCGTCTCCAAGGTCGACCACCAGGAGGCGGACAACGCTCTCAACCAGGCGCGCAAGGAGATCGAGCAGCGCTACGACTTCAAGGGCACCGGCGCCTCGATCTCGTGGAGCGGCGAGCAGATCGTCATCGTCGCCAACTCCGAGGAGCGCGTCAACGCGGTCCTCGATGTGTTCCAGACGAAGCTGATCAAGCGGGGCATCTCGCTGAAGAGCCTCGAGTCGGGGGAACCTGTCGCCAGCGGCAAGGAGTACCGTCTGACGTCGACTCTCAAGGACGGCATCTCCAGCGAGAACGCGAAGAAGATCGGCAAGATCATCCGCGACGAGGGCCCGAAGGGCGTGAAGAGCCAGATCCAGGGCGACGAGCTGCGCGTGCAGTCCAAGAGCCGTGACGACCTCCAGGCCGTGATCGCCCTGCTCAAGGGCAGCGACCTCGACATCGACCTGCAGTTCATCAACTACCGCTGA
- a CDS encoding lipoate--protein ligase family protein, which yields MTAIDLPEAPLVAEEAFDHSVAPLRSIGSGELAGERALRIHTPLPTLAMSRWESRQPGFAAASDAARRLGFAPAIRPTGGRAAAYDQTCLVFDLVVREDEGIDPQPLFASTSARLASALADMGVDAHVGAVAGEYCPGEYSINARGAVKLIGTSQRAVRGARLLSGVIALGAVDHLLPVLDAANAALGLDWDPSTFGGLSAEIGQVDRQTVVDALIAALAE from the coding sequence GTGACCGCAATCGACCTCCCTGAAGCCCCTCTCGTCGCCGAGGAGGCCTTCGATCACAGCGTGGCGCCGCTGCGTTCCATCGGCTCTGGTGAACTCGCCGGCGAACGCGCACTGCGCATCCACACGCCGCTGCCGACGCTGGCGATGAGCCGATGGGAGAGCCGTCAGCCCGGTTTCGCGGCCGCGTCCGATGCCGCGCGCCGCCTCGGCTTCGCTCCGGCGATCAGACCCACCGGCGGACGAGCCGCCGCCTACGACCAGACCTGCCTGGTGTTCGACCTCGTCGTGCGCGAAGACGAGGGCATCGACCCGCAGCCACTCTTCGCGTCGACCTCAGCACGTCTCGCGAGCGCGCTCGCAGACATGGGCGTCGATGCGCACGTCGGCGCCGTGGCGGGGGAGTACTGCCCCGGCGAGTACAGCATCAACGCGCGCGGTGCGGTCAAGCTCATCGGCACCTCGCAGCGCGCAGTGCGCGGGGCGCGCCTGCTGAGCGGGGTGATCGCGCTGGGCGCGGTCGACCACCTGCTTCCGGTGCTGGACGCCGCGAACGCGGCGCTCGGCCTCGACTGGGACCCGTCGACCTTCGGCGGGCTCTCTGCCGAGATCGGTCAGGTCGACCGGCAGACGGTGGTGGATGCCCTGATCGCCGCGCTCGCAGAATGA
- a CDS encoding GntR family transcriptional regulator produces MIDVERPARAEIATKKHLLAEGLFQLIGERIVSGDLAPGARIRDNELAAELSVSRTPVREALQRLERIGLVMMYPSRYTEVTSVTPEQVETAHVFAGLQAGIIARLACRRLSADEVEVVCGLIRAVPADLADAAATSRARHAVVGFLAARSGNTLQQSLVGEASLALSRALKTHEVPAERHPAVAAACADLEEALRLGDADAAEQACRRMYDVI; encoded by the coding sequence ATGATCGACGTCGAACGACCGGCTCGAGCAGAGATCGCGACGAAGAAGCACCTGCTTGCCGAGGGACTTTTCCAACTGATCGGCGAGCGCATCGTCAGTGGGGATCTCGCGCCAGGCGCGCGCATCCGCGACAACGAGCTGGCCGCCGAGCTCTCGGTATCGCGGACGCCCGTGCGCGAGGCGCTGCAGCGCCTCGAGCGCATCGGCCTGGTGATGATGTACCCGAGCAGGTACACCGAGGTCACGTCGGTGACGCCCGAGCAGGTCGAGACGGCGCACGTCTTCGCGGGCCTGCAGGCTGGCATCATCGCGCGTCTCGCGTGTCGGCGGCTGAGCGCCGACGAGGTCGAGGTCGTGTGCGGCCTGATCCGCGCCGTGCCTGCCGATCTCGCCGACGCCGCCGCGACCTCGCGCGCGCGTCATGCGGTCGTCGGATTCCTCGCCGCGCGGTCAGGAAACACTCTGCAGCAGTCGCTGGTGGGCGAGGCCAGCCTCGCCCTCTCGCGCGCGCTGAAGACTCACGAGGTGCCGGCCGAGAGGCATCCGGCGGTCGCCGCCGCGTGCGCCGATCTCGAGGAGGCGCTGCGGCTGGGTGATGCGGATGCCGCCGAGCAGGCCTGCAGGCGCATGTACGACGTCATCTGA
- a CDS encoding alpha/beta hydrolase: protein MGEWVPDILGDGFEQLTLPLGEDAEGEVLATVVRALPEAAPWWRLRGDPRPLNGVDVLYVHGWSDYFFQKRLARFWTDRGARFFALDLRKYGRSLRPWQTPGFVMGLAEYDADIEAALGARGETDGRRLVLLGHSTGGLILSLWASRHPRQVDAIVLNAPWLEFQLRPVRAAIAPMVGLQARLWPKDVAPQVDLGFYTRAQNEVADPDDPMEINLAWRPEQTMTVHAAWLHAIFEGHAAVASGLHILAPVCVLLSARTAVPTRWSEELTSADSVLVVDDIARAALKLGSSVTVERIDGALHDVFLSRREARNEAYARLDRWVRGWALGARLR from the coding sequence ATGGGCGAGTGGGTCCCCGACATCCTCGGCGATGGTTTCGAACAGCTCACGCTGCCGCTGGGCGAGGATGCCGAGGGCGAGGTCCTCGCGACCGTGGTGCGCGCACTGCCCGAAGCAGCACCCTGGTGGCGGCTGCGCGGTGATCCCCGCCCGCTGAACGGCGTCGACGTGCTCTACGTGCACGGCTGGTCGGACTACTTCTTCCAGAAGCGTCTCGCCCGGTTCTGGACCGACCGGGGTGCCCGGTTCTTCGCCCTCGACCTTCGGAAGTACGGCCGCAGCCTGCGGCCGTGGCAGACGCCGGGCTTCGTGATGGGTCTCGCCGAGTACGACGCCGACATCGAGGCGGCCCTGGGCGCGCGAGGCGAGACCGACGGACGCCGGCTCGTGCTGCTCGGGCACTCGACCGGGGGCCTGATCCTCAGCCTGTGGGCGTCACGGCATCCGCGTCAGGTCGACGCCATCGTCCTCAACGCGCCGTGGCTCGAGTTCCAGCTGCGCCCCGTGCGGGCTGCTATCGCTCCCATGGTGGGTCTTCAGGCACGGCTCTGGCCCAAGGACGTCGCGCCGCAGGTCGACCTGGGCTTCTACACCCGCGCGCAGAACGAGGTGGCCGACCCGGACGATCCCATGGAGATCAACCTCGCCTGGCGCCCGGAGCAGACGATGACGGTGCACGCGGCATGGCTGCACGCGATCTTCGAAGGCCATGCGGCGGTCGCGTCCGGGCTGCACATCCTGGCTCCGGTGTGCGTGCTGCTCTCGGCGCGCACCGCCGTGCCCACGCGCTGGTCGGAGGAGCTCACGAGCGCCGACAGCGTGCTCGTCGTCGACGACATCGCCCGTGCGGCGTTGAAACTGGGCAGCTCCGTGACCGTCGAGCGCATCGACGGCGCGCTGCACGACGTGTTCCTCTCACGACGAGAGGCGCGCAACGAGGCATACGCCCGGCTCGACCGCTGGGTGCGCGGCTGGGCGCTGGGCGCGCGGCTCAGATGA
- a CDS encoding FAD-dependent oxidoreductase, translated as MTKLKLAIVGAGPAGIYAADLLLKAERKFDVSIDLFEQLPAPYGLVRYGVAPDHPRIKGIITALRDVLDRGDIRLFGNVRFGTDITLEDLKKHYNAVIFATGAVRDSALDIPGIDADHSFGAAEYVSWFDGHPDVPREWSLDAESVGVIGNGNVALDVARMLAKHADDLLVTEVPENVYQGLKASCITDVHVFGRRGPAQVKFTPLELRELGELRDVDMVVYDEDFDYDEASRQAVTSNKQVMVMDRIMQSWRKLDSVNNAGGTASRRLHLHFWARPVEVRKDENGRVAALVYERTKSDGAGGAVGTGELREVPMQALYRAIGYFGSPLPGVPFDKKHGVIPNREGQVLETKSNQRVPGIYATGWIKRGPVGLIGHTKSDAMETVRHLINDQGSWWQPEDPSDDAIPALLAERGVQWTDLDGWHRLDAHEIELGAPHERARVKLVPRDEMVRVSRGE; from the coding sequence ATGACGAAGCTCAAGCTGGCCATCGTCGGGGCGGGACCGGCAGGCATCTACGCCGCCGACCTCCTGCTCAAGGCCGAGCGCAAGTTCGATGTCTCCATCGACCTGTTCGAGCAGCTGCCCGCACCCTACGGTCTGGTCCGCTACGGCGTCGCCCCCGATCACCCGCGCATCAAGGGCATCATCACGGCGCTGCGCGACGTGCTCGACCGCGGCGACATCCGCCTGTTCGGCAACGTGCGCTTCGGCACCGACATCACGCTCGAAGACCTCAAGAAGCACTACAACGCGGTGATCTTCGCAACCGGCGCGGTGCGCGACTCGGCGCTCGACATCCCCGGCATCGACGCCGACCACTCGTTCGGCGCGGCAGAGTACGTGAGCTGGTTCGACGGGCATCCGGACGTCCCGCGCGAGTGGAGCCTCGATGCCGAGTCCGTCGGCGTCATCGGCAACGGCAACGTCGCCCTCGACGTCGCGCGCATGCTCGCCAAGCACGCCGACGACCTGCTGGTCACCGAGGTCCCCGAGAACGTGTACCAGGGGCTCAAGGCCAGTTGCATCACCGACGTGCACGTGTTCGGCCGCCGCGGACCGGCGCAGGTGAAGTTCACGCCTCTCGAGCTGCGTGAGCTGGGCGAGCTGCGCGATGTCGACATGGTCGTCTACGACGAGGACTTCGATTACGACGAGGCCTCGCGCCAGGCTGTCACCAGCAACAAGCAGGTCATGGTGATGGATCGCATCATGCAGTCGTGGCGCAAGCTCGACTCGGTCAACAACGCCGGCGGCACGGCATCGCGCCGCCTGCACCTGCACTTCTGGGCGCGCCCTGTCGAGGTGAGGAAGGACGAGAACGGCCGTGTCGCCGCCCTCGTCTACGAGCGCACGAAGTCCGACGGCGCCGGCGGCGCGGTCGGCACCGGAGAGCTGCGCGAGGTGCCCATGCAGGCCCTGTACCGCGCGATCGGGTACTTCGGCTCGCCGCTGCCCGGCGTGCCGTTCGACAAGAAGCACGGCGTGATCCCCAACCGCGAGGGGCAGGTGCTCGAGACGAAGTCGAATCAGCGCGTGCCGGGCATCTACGCGACGGGCTGGATCAAGCGAGGCCCGGTCGGCCTGATCGGCCACACCAAGTCGGATGCCATGGAGACCGTGCGTCACCTGATCAACGACCAGGGCTCGTGGTGGCAGCCGGAAGACCCGTCTGACGACGCGATCCCGGCGCTGCTCGCCGAGCGCGGAGTGCAGTGGACGGATCTCGACGGCTGGCACCGTCTCGACGCGCACGAGATCGAGCTCGGAGCCCCGCACGAGCGCGCCCGCGTCAAGCTCGTGCCGCGCGACGAGATGGTGCGCGTCTCCCGCGGGGAGTGA
- a CDS encoding polyprenyl synthetase family protein: MTSSPATPGTRLASRLGFSDRIFLGPAARRVASRIEAGLDLVEAGIAEEVKVADSIADAAARYLYEAGGKRIRPVLTLLTAQLGDGSTDAVIDVAKALELTHLGSLYHDDVMDGADTRRGVPAAHAVWGNNVAILTGDILFSRASQIMSRYGDRAMRLQADTFERLVLGQLHETVGAQPGDDPIEFYIQVLADKTGSLIAAATQGGAIFSNAPAEYEEPLRVYGEKVGVAFQLLDDVIDLSADAEETGKVPGTDLRAGVPTMPSLLLKTSTAPEDVDLARRIDEGVARIAEGADPAVLDGPLAELRDNDATAQTMTLARTWTADAIAALEPLPKGTVRDALTRFAETLADRSS; this comes from the coding sequence GTGACTTCGAGCCCCGCGACCCCGGGCACGCGACTGGCGAGCCGACTCGGCTTCAGCGACCGCATCTTCCTCGGCCCCGCCGCACGTCGCGTGGCGTCGCGCATCGAGGCGGGTCTCGACCTCGTCGAGGCGGGCATCGCCGAAGAGGTGAAGGTCGCCGATTCGATCGCCGACGCCGCCGCCCGCTACCTCTACGAGGCCGGCGGCAAGCGCATCCGGCCCGTGCTCACCCTGCTCACCGCCCAGCTCGGCGACGGCAGCACCGATGCCGTGATCGACGTCGCCAAGGCGCTCGAGCTCACCCACCTCGGCTCGCTCTACCACGACGACGTCATGGACGGCGCCGACACCCGGCGCGGTGTTCCCGCAGCCCACGCGGTGTGGGGCAACAACGTCGCGATCCTCACGGGAGACATCCTGTTCTCGCGGGCCAGCCAGATCATGTCGCGCTACGGCGACCGGGCGATGCGGCTGCAGGCCGACACGTTCGAGCGCCTCGTGCTCGGCCAGCTGCACGAGACGGTCGGCGCACAGCCGGGCGACGACCCCATCGAGTTCTACATCCAGGTGCTCGCCGACAAGACCGGCTCGCTGATCGCCGCGGCCACGCAGGGCGGTGCGATCTTCTCGAACGCCCCGGCCGAGTACGAGGAGCCGCTGCGGGTCTACGGCGAGAAGGTGGGCGTCGCCTTCCAGCTGCTCGACGACGTGATCGACCTGTCGGCAGACGCGGAGGAGACGGGCAAGGTGCCCGGCACCGACCTGCGCGCCGGCGTGCCGACCATGCCCTCCCTGCTGCTGAAGACGAGCACCGCCCCAGAAGACGTCGATCTCGCGCGCCGGATCGATGAGGGCGTCGCCCGTATCGCCGAGGGCGCCGACCCCGCTGTGCTCGACGGCCCGCTCGCCGAGCTGCGCGACAACGACGCCACCGCGCAGACCATGACTCTCGCCCGCACCTGGACCGCTGATGCGATCGCCGCACTCGAACCGCTGCCCAAGGGCACGGTGCGCGATGCGCTCACCCGGTTCGCGGAGACTCTCGCTGATCGCAGCAGCTGA
- a CDS encoding isochorismate synthase, whose amino-acid sequence MSSIRLVAQTREIPPVDDLLAHTSALRPLVWLRRGEGIVAAGDGIAVEVGVGSSGADLRSAELAAAWRELAADAEVDDEVGIPGTGLVGFGALTFDARSTAVSVLVVPQTIIGLRDGRSWITRIRAIDDADFAPVPEPAANGPHWAGRVGPGAQTPQGYQDAVRRALDEIGAGAYSKVVLARDLTGTVPGDADLRRLVRALSTGYPDTWTFAVDGLIGASPETLVTSHERAVTARVLAGTAARGADPAEDHAASAALAASSKDLDEHRYAVQSVLAALGPHTSELDADAEPFVLELPNLFHLATDVAGRLSDGASSLDLVGAMHPTAAVAGTPTDAAIAAIRRIEPFDRGRYAGPVGWIDAAGDGEWAIALRCAQFGDAPDGASGARRVTAYAGAGIVSGSEPEAELLETRVKFRPLVDALA is encoded by the coding sequence GTGAGCAGCATCCGCCTGGTCGCGCAGACCCGCGAGATCCCACCCGTCGACGATCTGCTGGCACACACCTCCGCCCTCCGGCCGCTCGTCTGGCTGCGCCGCGGCGAGGGGATCGTGGCCGCAGGCGACGGGATCGCCGTCGAGGTCGGCGTGGGTTCCAGCGGCGCCGACCTGCGCAGCGCAGAGCTCGCCGCCGCGTGGCGAGAGCTCGCAGCCGACGCCGAGGTCGACGACGAGGTCGGCATCCCCGGCACCGGTCTGGTCGGCTTCGGCGCGCTGACGTTCGACGCGCGATCCACCGCCGTCAGCGTGCTGGTCGTGCCGCAGACCATCATCGGTCTGCGCGACGGACGCAGCTGGATCACGCGCATCCGCGCGATCGACGATGCCGACTTCGCCCCCGTGCCCGAGCCGGCGGCGAACGGCCCCCACTGGGCCGGCCGCGTCGGACCGGGCGCCCAGACGCCGCAGGGGTATCAGGATGCCGTCCGCCGAGCCCTCGACGAGATCGGCGCCGGCGCATACAGCAAGGTGGTGCTCGCCCGCGATCTCACCGGCACGGTGCCGGGTGACGCCGACCTGCGCCGCCTCGTGCGCGCCCTCTCCACCGGCTACCCGGACACGTGGACCTTCGCGGTCGACGGCCTGATCGGCGCCAGCCCGGAGACGCTCGTCACCTCGCACGAGCGCGCTGTCACGGCACGGGTGCTCGCAGGCACCGCGGCGCGCGGCGCCGACCCCGCCGAAGACCACGCGGCCTCGGCGGCGCTCGCCGCGAGCAGCAAGGACCTCGATGAGCACCGCTACGCCGTGCAGAGCGTGCTCGCCGCTCTCGGACCGCACACGAGCGAGCTCGATGCCGACGCCGAGCCCTTCGTGCTCGAGCTTCCCAACCTCTTCCACCTCGCGACCGACGTCGCTGGCCGGCTGAGCGACGGCGCCTCGTCGCTCGACCTCGTCGGGGCGATGCATCCGACGGCGGCTGTCGCCGGCACGCCCACGGATGCCGCGATCGCCGCCATCCGACGCATCGAGCCCTTCGATCGCGGGCGGTACGCCGGCCCGGTCGGCTGGATCGATGCCGCCGGCGACGGCGAGTGGGCGATCGCGCTGCGCTGCGCGCAGTTCGGCGACGCCCCGGACGGGGCATCCGGAGCCCGCCGCGTCACGGCCTACGCCGGGGCCGGCATCGTCTCGGGCAGCGAGCCCGAGGCGGAGCTGCTCGAGACGCGCGTGAAGTTCCGGCCGCTCGTCGACGCGCTGGCATGA
- a CDS encoding DUF402 domain-containing protein, whose translation MNANRPEPGTPMAMKWRKWDGSPHWVNDVIYLGADEWGDWVGQPIGWRSHRPGADFVAESPNVTLIPRDHDDYALTVHRGHPRGMRIYIDLAWDVRWTDDPLLSTAIDMDLDVVRRLNEQGTYVDDRDEWAEHSIRYGYPADVMTHLEARALELEERVRAQSVPFDDATADPWLDRLIALGLDR comes from the coding sequence GTGAATGCGAATCGGCCCGAACCCGGCACTCCGATGGCGATGAAGTGGCGGAAGTGGGACGGTTCGCCGCACTGGGTCAACGACGTCATCTATCTGGGCGCCGATGAGTGGGGCGACTGGGTCGGGCAGCCGATCGGGTGGCGAAGCCACCGCCCCGGTGCCGATTTCGTCGCCGAGTCGCCGAACGTCACGCTCATCCCGCGAGACCACGACGACTACGCCCTCACCGTCCATCGCGGGCACCCGCGGGGCATGCGCATCTACATCGACCTCGCCTGGGATGTGCGCTGGACCGACGACCCGCTGCTGTCGACCGCGATCGACATGGACCTCGACGTCGTGCGCCGGCTCAACGAGCAGGGCACCTACGTCGACGACCGCGACGAGTGGGCCGAGCACAGCATCCGCTACGGGTATCCGGCCGACGTGATGACTCACCTCGAAGCCCGCGCGCTCGAGCTCGAAGAACGGGTGCGCGCGCAGAGCGTGCCGTTCGACGACGCCACTGCCGACCCGTGGCTCGACCGCCTCATCGCGCTCGGCCTCGACCGCTGA
- the ubiE gene encoding bifunctional demethylmenaquinone methyltransferase/2-methoxy-6-polyprenyl-1,4-benzoquinol methylase UbiE: MEPNRADLGKNPSHVSGMFDQVAKGYDRTNTVMTLGNDALWRAATTRAVAPKRGERILDLAAGTASSSASLAASGAQVVAADFSPGMLAEGRRRHGHLPNITFVEADATDLPFSDDEFDAVTMSYGLRNVQDPKKALRELLRVTKPGGRVVINEFSTPPGRFFRGFYNFYNAQVLPRVARLASTNGDAYDYLNESIRDWPDQRTLSAWLREAGWTDVEYRNLSFGIVALHRARKPR, translated from the coding sequence ATGGAGCCGAACCGCGCCGATCTCGGCAAGAACCCCTCGCACGTCAGCGGCATGTTCGACCAGGTCGCGAAGGGCTACGACCGCACGAACACGGTCATGACCCTCGGCAACGACGCGCTGTGGCGCGCTGCCACGACCCGTGCGGTGGCACCGAAGCGGGGCGAGCGGATCCTCGATCTGGCCGCGGGCACGGCATCCTCCTCCGCGTCTCTCGCCGCGAGCGGAGCGCAGGTGGTCGCCGCCGACTTCTCGCCCGGGATGCTGGCCGAGGGCCGCCGCAGGCACGGGCACCTCCCGAACATCACCTTCGTCGAGGCGGACGCCACGGACCTGCCCTTCTCGGACGACGAGTTCGACGCGGTCACCATGTCGTACGGGCTGCGCAACGTGCAGGATCCCAAGAAGGCGCTGCGTGAGCTGCTGCGCGTCACCAAGCCCGGCGGACGCGTCGTGATCAACGAGTTCTCGACCCCGCCAGGTCGCTTCTTCCGCGGGTTCTACAACTTCTACAACGCCCAGGTGCTGCCGCGCGTCGCCCGTCTGGCCAGCACGAACGGCGACGCCTACGACTACCTCAACGAGTCGATCCGCGACTGGCCCGACCAGCGCACGCTCTCCGCATGGCTGCGCGAGGCGGGCTGGACCGACGTCGAGTACCGCAACCTGTCGTTCGGCATCGTCGCGCTGCACCGCGCCCGCAAACCCCGCTGA
- a CDS encoding polyphosphate kinase 2 family protein — MATHAWTTEPAELLRVGEDFSLSDVDAGAHPGFDGDKAAGTALLDAREQRLDELQERLFAASRIGDGHDAVLLVLQAMDTAGKGGIVRHVVGGVDPQGVDFAAFKAPTEEELAHDFLWRVEKRLPGPGMIGVFDRSHYEDVLIGRVRGLADEAEIERRYDAIVDFERRIAASGTRIVKVMLHISRDEQKERLAERLERPDKHWKYNPGDVDERMHWDDYMAAYQTVFERTSTPEAPWYVVPANRKWYARLAVQELLIDALEDIDPQWPSADFDVEAEKKRLAAS; from the coding sequence ATGGCGACGCACGCATGGACGACCGAACCGGCAGAACTGCTCAGGGTGGGCGAGGACTTCTCGCTCTCCGACGTCGACGCGGGCGCGCATCCGGGTTTCGACGGAGACAAGGCTGCCGGAACCGCTCTGCTCGACGCTCGCGAGCAGCGGCTCGACGAGCTGCAGGAGCGCCTGTTCGCCGCCAGTCGCATCGGCGACGGACACGACGCCGTGCTGCTCGTGCTGCAGGCGATGGACACCGCGGGCAAGGGCGGCATCGTGCGGCACGTGGTGGGCGGCGTCGACCCCCAGGGGGTCGATTTCGCGGCGTTCAAGGCCCCCACGGAAGAGGAGCTGGCGCACGACTTCCTGTGGCGCGTCGAGAAGCGCCTCCCCGGCCCAGGGATGATCGGCGTGTTCGACCGCTCGCACTACGAGGACGTGCTGATCGGGCGCGTGCGCGGCCTCGCCGACGAGGCCGAGATCGAGCGCCGCTACGACGCCATCGTCGACTTCGAGCGCCGCATCGCGGCATCCGGAACCCGCATCGTCAAGGTCATGCTGCACATCTCGCGCGACGAGCAGAAGGAGCGCCTGGCCGAGCGCCTCGAACGGCCGGACAAGCACTGGAAATACAACCCCGGCGACGTCGACGAGCGCATGCACTGGGACGACTACATGGCCGCCTACCAGACCGTGTTCGAGCGCACCTCGACGCCGGAGGCGCCGTGGTACGTCGTGCCGGCGAACCGCAAGTGGTACGCGCGCCTTGCGGTGCAGGAGCTGCTCATCGACGCGCTGGAGGACATCGACCCGCAGTGGCCCTCCGCCGACTTCGACGTCGAGGCGGAGAAGAAGCGCCTCGCCGCCAGCTGA